A window of the Hypomesus transpacificus isolate Combined female chromosome 10, fHypTra1, whole genome shotgun sequence genome harbors these coding sequences:
- the dact1 gene encoding LOW QUALITY PROTEIN: dapper homolog 1 (The sequence of the model RefSeq protein was modified relative to this genomic sequence to represent the inferred CDS: inserted 1 base in 1 codon), with protein sequence MDTMKQTGAASEMLPSSDCSQMRDIRRECDVRSRERVEGEMDRLRIRERLEATLAGLGELEYLRQRQELLVKNVLNHPEDAIPIGDKACVTREENYLNSEEKLLEENILLLRKQLNCLRRRDAGLITQLQELDRQISDLRLDTEVSHDPGETDSRPSSGFYELSDGASGSLSNSSNSVFSECLSSCRSSTCLCSPLDTSLCSSEGRLRPADELGSCAECEGPCDEQSSGTVRRSLSAPYPPSLDGSSDGPSKXHCDLVARNGSDIYRYPSPLHAVAVQSPMFISSLAPPGREDGGQGRGVGGGVGGGGGGGGGVESETSGDAQKTERENVLVPQSTSWPASQHTPSPRRLDSYIYSLLQRRALPLRTSRPRTSISTDPSKSILRQASLCVREGGAGQASAGQSQGQGLGNGTLRTSEVKHSWPPCLLTGPAGTTDPPSASPQRQWSGEGVGLTVQQESTLSQSHTQNGYTVPSNQPQTGYTVPSNPPQTGYTVPSNQPQTGYTVPSNQPQTGYTVPNSEIHTIPNTNSLLKKNNSFSANKGPSSATMSAPPLPPKDYEDLGSPKANSSPKEGKLQYHPGSVENTLTRTAQTATPKNCPKPLPPGQSGKDDRPSLELVSLGSSSQSQDEGSHMVSAQYIPAQRQAFKLRKGGGKNIKVVKVKNAALKPRVMISAGQGEPETLTTKEKQQPRSGNRKSRLPEEVSSHVYKISKRGAASRAKRIPASIPEGRVLEKHVSAVVSTGRSHAAVSRHHGHHGHHHHGHREAVVAKPKYKRSDYRRLRAITEAPYDEALRRAQRRQRRDMIGHVSTATTTMYLPSNLHFTSPYAYVGSDSEYSAECASLFHSTVMDTSEDERSNYTTNCFGDSESSVSEVELGGESSSSSDSEESGGALNWPQFGQAAAGSGPHDMTPAQAKAFVKIKASHNLKKKILRFRSGSLKLMTTV encoded by the exons ATGGATACAATGAAGCAAACGGGCGCAGCCTCTGAGATGCTGCCTTCCAGTGACTGCTCACAGATGCGGGATATCAGGAGGGAATGTGATGTTCGTTCCCGAGAACGGGTGGAAGGTGAAATGGATCGTCTGCGTATTCGGGAAAGACTTGAAGCAACGCTTGCGGGTCTGGGGGAGCTGGAATACTTGAGACAGAGGCAGGAACTACTGGTCAAAAATGTGCTCAATCACCCTGAGGACGCGATTCCAATTGGAGATAAAGCCTGTGTTACGCGCGAGGAGAATTACTTGAACTCTGAGGAGAAACTTCTCGAGGAAAATATTTTATTGCTGCGAAAACAACTG AACTGCCTGAGGAGACGGGACGCCGGCCTGATCACTCAGCTGCAGGAGCTGGACAGGCAGATCAGCGACCTCCGATTGGACACCGAGGTGTCACATGACCCGGGGGAAACGGACAGCCGGCCAAGCTCAG gtttTTACGAGCTGAGCGACGGTGcttctggctctctctccaactcttcaAACTCGGTCTTCAGTGAGTGTTTATCCAGCTGTCGCTCCAGCACCTGCCTGTGCAGTCCTCTCGacacctccctctgctcctccgaGGGCAGGCTGCGCCCCGCAG ATGAGCTGGGCAGCTGTGCAGAGTGCGAAGGTCCCTGTGACGAGCAGTCTTCCGGAACAGTCCGACGCTCCCTCTccgccccctaccccccctccctagATGGGAGCTCGGACGGACCATCCA TACACTGTGACCTGGTGGCGAGGAACGGCAGCGACATCTACCGCTACCCGAGCCCGCTCCATGCCGTGGCAGTCCAGAGCCCCATGTTTATCAGCTCTCTAGCGCCCCCTGGGAGAGAAGACggtgggcaggggaggggagtagGAGGTGGagttggaggtggtggtggtggaggaggaggagtagagagtgAGACCTCCGGAGATGCccagaagacagagagggagaatgttCTGGTACCTCAGAGCACCTCCTGGCCTGCCTCCCAGCACACGCCGTCCCCCAGGCGTCTGGACAGCTACATCTACAGCCTGCTGCAGAGGAGAGCCCTGCCCCTCCGCACCTCCAGGCCCAGGACCAGCATCAGCACTGACCCCTCCAAGAGCATTCTCCGGCAGGCCAgcctgtgtgtgagggagggcggTGCGGGCCAGGCCAGCGCAGGGCAGTCACAGGGGCAGGGGCTCGGGAACGGGACTCTGAGGACTTCTGAGGTGAAGCACAGCTGGCCGCCGTGTTTGCTGACGGGGCCAGCGGGGACCACAGACCCCCCCTCGGCCTCCCCTCAGAGACAGTGGTCGGGAGAGGGCGTGGGGCTGACGGTCCAACAGGAGAGTACCCTATCTCAGTCACACACTCAGAACGGATACACAGTCCCTAGCAACCAGCCTCAGACTGGATACACAGTCCCTAGCAACCCGCCTCAGACTGGATACACAGTCCCTAGCAACCAGCCTCAGACTGGATACACAGTCCCTAGCAACCAGCCTCAGACTGGATACACAGTCCCCAATAGTGAAATTCACACCATTCCTAACACCAACAGCCTGCTGAAGAAAAATAACTCATTTTCTGCTAACAAAGGACCTTCGTCAGCGACGATgtcagcccctcctctcccgccTAAGGATTACGAGGACCTGGGCAGTCCCAAGGCTAACTCCTCTCCTAAGGAAGGCAAACTACAGTACCACCCTGGATCAGTGGAGAACACCCTGACCAGGACCGCCCAGACAGCCACGCCCAAGAACTGccccaagcccctcccccctggacAGAGTGGGAAAGACGATAGGCCATCTCTGGAGCTGGTCAGCTTAGGCTCCTCCTCCCAGAGCCAGGATGAGGGAAGTCACATGGTCAGCGCCCAGTACATTCCCGCCCAGCGACAAGCCTTCAAGCTCCGCAAGGGAGGTGGGAAGAACATCAAGGTCGTCAAGGTGAAGAACGCCGCTCTGAAACCTCGGGTGATGATATCGGCTGGGCAGGGTGAGCCGGAAACCTTAACAACCAAGGAGAAGCAGCAGCCTCGGTCTGGGAACAGGAAGTCCCGCCTCCCAGAGGAAGTATCTTCCCACGTCTACAAAATCTCCAAGCGAGGGGCGGCGTCCCGTGCCAAGCGCATCCCTGCCTCAATCCCAGAAGGCCGCGTTCTGGAGAAGCACGTGAGCGCTGTGGTCTCCACAGGCCGGTCACACGCGGCTGTATCCAGGCACCACGGTCACCATGGACACCATCACCACGGTCACCGTGAGGCAGTGGTTGCCAAGCCCAAGTACAAGCGTAGTGATTACCGTCGCCTGAGAGCCATTACAGAGGCTCCCTACGACGAGGCCTTGAGGCGGGCCCAACGCAGGCAGAGGAGGGATATGATTGGCCATGTGTCCACTGCCACCACCACCATGTACCTCCCCTCTAACCTCCACTTCACCAGCCCCTATGCCTATGTGGGCAGCGACTCCGAGTACTCCGCCGAGTGTGCCTCGCTCTTCCATTCCACCGTCATGGACACCAGCGAGGACGAGCGCTCCAACTACACCACCAACTGCTTCGGAGACAGCGAGTCCAGCGTGAGCGaggtggagctggggggggagagcagcagctccagcgactcggaggagagcggaggagcTCTCAACTGGCCCCAGTTCGGCCAGGCAGCGGCCGGGTCGGGACCCCATGACATGACCCCCGCCCAGGCCAAGGCCTTTGTCAAGATCAAGGCCTCCCACAACCTGAAGAAGAAGATCCTGAGGTTTAGGTCTGGGAGTCTGAAACTCATGACCACCGTTTAA